In the genome of Aureimonas sp. OT7, one region contains:
- the crtY gene encoding lycopene beta-cyclase CrtY, producing the protein MGGGLAGGLAAYRLATLRPEIEIMLIESAATAGGNHTWSFHAGDLSAAQHRWLDPFVDHRWPRYAVAFPRRSRVIETGYASISSARFGAVLREALGDRLVCGVPVRALRADGVDLADGRSIAASAVVDARGYRPDAALDVRFQKFVGLELAIRAPGPEMPIVMDATVPQKDGYRFVYTLPFAEDRILVEDTYYSDGPETPEQALADGIRAYAQTRGWGPAEILRREAGVLPIALGGDLKAYLAQAGGVVPLGLRAGLFHPTTGYSLPDAVRTADLIATQPDMATAPLAAAVTRHSLAEWRARRIFRLLNRLLFLGAGDGERRDILEHFHRLPDTTIARFYAARLSPADIIRIFAGKPPMPVRRALSILMDGRPAREAS; encoded by the coding sequence GTGGGGGGTGGACTGGCCGGCGGCCTTGCCGCCTACCGACTGGCCACCCTGCGGCCCGAGATCGAGATCATGCTGATCGAAAGCGCGGCGACCGCAGGTGGCAACCATACATGGTCGTTCCACGCGGGCGACCTGTCTGCCGCGCAGCATCGCTGGCTCGACCCGTTCGTGGATCATCGCTGGCCGCGCTACGCGGTCGCATTCCCACGGCGGTCCCGCGTGATCGAAACGGGCTATGCGTCGATCTCCTCGGCCCGCTTTGGCGCGGTATTGCGTGAGGCGCTGGGCGACCGCCTCGTCTGCGGCGTCCCTGTCCGCGCCCTGCGCGCCGACGGCGTCGATCTTGCGGACGGACGGTCGATCGCCGCCAGCGCGGTGGTGGACGCGCGCGGATATCGGCCGGATGCGGCGCTGGACGTCCGCTTCCAGAAATTCGTCGGGCTGGAACTCGCCATCCGGGCGCCGGGGCCGGAGATGCCGATCGTGATGGACGCGACCGTCCCGCAGAAGGACGGCTACCGCTTCGTCTACACGCTGCCCTTCGCAGAGGACCGCATCCTGGTGGAGGACACCTATTATTCGGATGGCCCCGAAACGCCGGAGCAGGCGCTTGCGGACGGCATCCGCGCCTATGCGCAGACCAGGGGCTGGGGCCCGGCGGAAATCCTGCGGCGCGAGGCCGGCGTCCTGCCGATCGCCCTCGGCGGCGACCTCAAGGCCTATCTGGCACAGGCCGGCGGCGTCGTGCCGCTGGGCCTGCGGGCGGGGCTCTTCCATCCGACGACGGGATACAGCCTGCCCGACGCCGTCCGTACGGCAGACCTGATCGCGACGCAGCCGGACATGGCGACCGCCCCGCTGGCCGCTGCGGTCACGCGACATTCATTGGCCGAGTGGCGGGCGCGTCGGATATTCCGGCTGCTCAACCGGCTGCTGTTCCTGGGGGCGGGAGATGGCGAGCGGCGCGACATATTGGAGCATTTTCACCGTTTGCCGGATACGACGATCGCACGCTTCTACGCGGCGCGGCTGTCGCCTGCGGACATCATACGCATCTTCGCCGGCAAACCGCCGATGCCGGTGCGACGTGCCCTGTCGATCCTGATGGATGGACGGCCGGCCAGGGAGGCCTCATGA
- a CDS encoding phytoene desaturase has translation MTSHKARRAIVIGSGFGGIAAAIRLQAGGIETTVLERRDAPGGRAYVYRDSGFTFDGGPTVITDPTALEEVFEVAGATLSDYVTMLPVSPFYRLMWEDGSIFDYANDQCQIDRQIQAMNPSDVAGYRRFLDYSRAVFAEGYLKLGAVPFLHFRDMVRAGPQLARLQAWRSVYAKVASFIEDERLRQAFSFHSLLVGGNPFATSSIYALIHALEREWGVWFPKGGTGALIDGMVRLFTDIGGGLELNADVAEITMADGRATGVRLADGRTLQADIVVSNADVVHTYGALLGGHERGRRAARKLESRRHSMSLFVIYFGLDRLHDHLAHHTVLFGPRYRALIREIFNGPDVADDFSLYLHSPCITDPSLAPPGMGSYYVLSPVPHLGNADVDWQIAGPAYRDRILDYLEARHMPGLRQQLVTCRIFTPDDFRDTLNAHLGSAFSLEPILTQSAYFRVHNRDREIPNLYFVGAGTHPGAGVPGVVASAKATAGLVLEDASR, from the coding sequence ATGACTTCGCACAAGGCGCGACGCGCCATCGTGATCGGCTCCGGGTTCGGCGGCATCGCGGCTGCCATCCGCCTTCAGGCGGGCGGCATCGAAACGACCGTGCTGGAGCGCCGCGACGCGCCCGGCGGGCGGGCCTATGTCTATCGCGACAGCGGATTTACCTTCGATGGCGGGCCCACCGTCATAACCGACCCGACCGCGCTGGAAGAGGTGTTCGAGGTGGCCGGGGCGACGCTGTCGGACTACGTCACCATGCTGCCGGTGTCGCCGTTCTACCGGCTGATGTGGGAAGACGGCAGCATCTTCGACTACGCCAACGACCAATGCCAGATCGACCGGCAGATACAGGCGATGAACCCGTCGGACGTCGCGGGATACCGGCGCTTTCTCGACTATTCGCGCGCCGTCTTTGCCGAGGGGTATCTGAAGCTCGGCGCGGTTCCCTTCCTGCATTTCCGCGACATGGTGCGGGCCGGGCCGCAACTGGCCCGCCTGCAGGCATGGCGAAGCGTCTATGCCAAGGTTGCGAGCTTCATCGAGGACGAGCGCCTGCGCCAGGCATTCTCCTTCCATTCGCTGCTCGTCGGCGGCAATCCCTTCGCCACCTCGTCGATCTATGCGCTGATCCATGCGCTCGAGCGGGAATGGGGTGTCTGGTTTCCCAAGGGCGGCACCGGCGCCCTGATCGACGGCATGGTGCGCCTGTTCACCGATATCGGCGGCGGGCTGGAGCTGAATGCCGATGTCGCCGAGATCACCATGGCGGACGGGCGCGCAACCGGTGTCCGGCTGGCGGACGGGCGCACGCTGCAGGCCGACATCGTGGTGTCCAATGCCGATGTCGTGCACACGTACGGTGCGCTCCTCGGCGGTCACGAACGGGGCCGGCGCGCCGCCCGGAAGCTGGAGTCGCGGCGGCACTCCATGTCGCTGTTCGTCATTTATTTCGGGCTGGACAGGCTGCACGACCATCTGGCGCATCATACGGTGCTGTTCGGCCCGCGCTATCGCGCGCTGATCCGGGAGATATTCAACGGGCCGGACGTGGCGGACGATTTCTCGCTGTACCTGCACAGCCCCTGCATCACCGATCCCTCGCTGGCGCCGCCGGGGATGGGCAGCTACTACGTGCTGTCGCCCGTGCCGCATCTCGGCAACGCCGACGTCGACTGGCAGATAGCCGGGCCCGCCTACCGTGACCGCATCCTCGACTATCTCGAGGCGCGGCACATGCCGGGCCTCAGGCAACAACTCGTCACCTGCCGGATTTTCACGCCGGACGATTTTCGCGATACGCTGAACGCCCATCTGGGAAGCGCCTTCTCGCTGGAGCCGATCCTGACGCAGTCGGCGTATTTCCGCGTCCACAACCGCGACCGTGAGATACCGAACCTCTATTTCGTGGGAGCCGGCACCCACCCTGGAGCCGGCGTGCCCGGCGTGGTCGCGTCGGCCAAGGCGACGGCCGGCCTGGTTCTGGAGGATGCGTCGCGATGA
- a CDS encoding phytoene/squalene synthase family protein has product MSPGEIEAHALGAIDKGSASFAAAARMFDRRTRTSVVLLYAWCRHCDDVIDGQSLGSRSWQADGGGLERLAGLMRETTAALDGVPGGPAFAGLALVAHRHGLAREDLYEHLEGFGMDVRGERYDTLAQLLVYCHRVAGVVGLMMARIMDVTDTPTLARAADLGLAFQLTNIARDIVDDARAGRVYVPQDWMVEEGLVPEDLGDPAHAEAIARLRRRLVLAAEPYYASARAGIDRLPRRSALAIAAAHGIYRRIGLKLVANASMPYNHRVSTTRAEKLVEFGRAATIAALRRPRRGEPPVPPSPFRQRAVLR; this is encoded by the coding sequence ATGAGCCCCGGGGAGATCGAAGCCCATGCGCTGGGAGCGATCGACAAGGGCTCGGCCAGCTTCGCCGCCGCCGCGCGCATGTTCGACAGGCGGACGCGCACCAGCGTCGTGCTTCTGTACGCCTGGTGCCGGCACTGCGACGATGTCATCGACGGGCAAAGCCTCGGCAGCCGGTCATGGCAGGCGGATGGCGGCGGGCTGGAGCGGCTGGCCGGGCTGATGCGGGAGACGACGGCGGCCCTGGACGGGGTGCCCGGCGGACCGGCATTCGCCGGGCTGGCGCTGGTGGCGCACCGGCATGGGCTTGCGCGGGAGGACCTCTACGAACATCTGGAGGGCTTCGGCATGGACGTGCGGGGAGAGCGTTACGATACGCTCGCCCAACTCCTCGTCTATTGCCACCGCGTCGCCGGTGTCGTCGGCCTGATGATGGCGCGCATCATGGACGTCACCGATACGCCCACCCTGGCGCGAGCCGCGGATCTGGGGCTGGCATTCCAGTTGACGAACATCGCGCGCGACATCGTCGACGATGCGCGGGCCGGCCGGGTCTATGTCCCGCAGGACTGGATGGTGGAGGAGGGGCTGGTGCCCGAGGATCTGGGCGATCCCGCCCATGCCGAGGCGATTGCCCGGCTGCGCAGGCGCCTGGTACTCGCCGCTGAGCCTTATTACGCGTCGGCGCGCGCCGGCATAGACAGGCTGCCGCGCCGCTCGGCCCTGGCCATCGCCGCCGCGCACGGCATTTATCGCCGCATCGGACTGAAACTCGTGGCAAATGCTTCGATGCCTTACAATCATCGCGTTTCAACCACGCGCGCGGAAAAGCTGGTCGAGTTCGGCCGTGCCGCTACGATCGCGGCCTTGCGCCGCCCGCGGCGCGGCGAGCCGCCTGTTCCGCCTTCACCGTTCCGGCAGCGCGCAGTTCTTCGCTGA
- a CDS encoding sterol desaturase family protein — MTSWTGLVVIAILVFAAMELVAWAAHKYIMHGFGWGWHKSHHEPHEGLFEKNDLYAVVFSILAIGLFILGSTGYPVAGAIAAGMTLYGFFYFVVHDGLVHQRWPFRHIPHKGYVKRLVQAHRMHHAVEGREGCVSFGFLYAPPVDKLSEELRAAGTVKAEQAARRAAGGARPRS; from the coding sequence ATGACGAGTTGGACAGGCCTCGTTGTCATCGCCATCCTGGTCTTCGCGGCGATGGAGCTGGTCGCCTGGGCGGCGCATAAATACATCATGCACGGCTTCGGTTGGGGCTGGCACAAAAGCCATCACGAGCCGCACGAGGGTCTTTTCGAGAAGAACGACCTGTATGCGGTCGTATTTTCGATACTCGCCATCGGCCTGTTCATCCTCGGCAGCACCGGCTACCCGGTTGCCGGCGCCATCGCCGCCGGCATGACGCTCTATGGGTTCTTCTATTTCGTCGTCCATGACGGGCTCGTCCACCAGCGCTGGCCGTTCCGGCACATTCCACACAAAGGCTATGTGAAGCGTCTCGTGCAGGCGCACCGCATGCACCACGCCGTGGAAGGGCGCGAGGGCTGCGTTTCCTTCGGTTTCCTCTACGCCCCGCCCGTCGACAAGCTCAGCGAAGAACTGCGCGCTGCCGGAACGGTGAAGGCGGAACAGGCGGCTCGCCGCGCCGCGGGCGGCGCAAGGCCGCGATCGTAG
- a CDS encoding polyprenyl synthetase family protein: MPTPSHADHLEELRRRVNKRLSELAVEVAGRDPGLSDAISSALTAGGKRLRPLLTALVCEDLGGPLAPAIDAGCAAEMVHTASLILDDLPCMDDARMRRGQPATHRAFGEDVAILAAIALLSGAFSTVATLRGTDAVTRNELTKILSGAVGTRGLVAGQFRDLRNAAGDKGADPEAVNALKTGALIGASVAMGAAIARADTMRKRALADFAEHLGHAFQLYDDLLDTSGDPLAIGKDIGKDSAKATLLQQEGTAGTQVRLNQHLDAAHATLESVFGRDCRMSSALDGVFQGQAALIVRTARTQGVSLS; encoded by the coding sequence TTGCCAACGCCTTCGCATGCCGACCACCTGGAAGAGCTTCGCCGCAGGGTGAACAAGCGCCTGTCGGAGCTTGCAGTGGAGGTTGCCGGCCGCGACCCGGGGCTGAGCGACGCCATATCCTCGGCGCTGACCGCCGGCGGCAAACGCCTGCGCCCCTTGCTGACGGCGTTGGTTTGCGAGGATCTCGGCGGGCCGCTCGCACCCGCGATCGACGCGGGATGCGCCGCCGAGATGGTGCACACGGCATCGCTGATTCTGGACGACCTCCCCTGCATGGACGATGCCCGGATGCGGCGCGGCCAGCCGGCGACGCATCGCGCCTTCGGCGAGGATGTCGCCATCCTTGCGGCGATCGCGCTTCTGTCGGGTGCATTCTCCACCGTGGCGACCCTGCGCGGCACCGATGCCGTGACGCGCAACGAGTTGACGAAGATCCTGTCCGGGGCGGTAGGCACGCGCGGCCTCGTCGCGGGCCAGTTCCGCGACCTGCGCAACGCTGCCGGCGACAAGGGCGCCGACCCGGAAGCCGTCAACGCCCTCAAGACGGGCGCGCTCATCGGCGCCTCGGTGGCCATGGGCGCCGCGATTGCCCGGGCCGACACGATGCGCAAACGCGCTCTGGCCGATTTCGCGGAGCATCTCGGCCATGCTTTCCAACTTTACGACGACCTGCTCGACACCTCCGGAGACCCCCTCGCCATCGGCAAGGATATCGGCAAGGACAGCGCCAAGGCCACGCTGCTGCAGCAGGAGGGAACAGCGGGAACGCAGGTTCGCCTCAACCAGCACCTGGATGCGGCACATGCCACGCTGGAAAGCGTATTCGGCCGGGACTGCCGCATGTCCAGCGCGCTCGATGGCGTGTTTCAGGGTCAGGCGGCGCTGATCGTCCGAACAGCCCGCACGCAGGGAGTATCGCTGTCATGA
- the fni gene encoding type 2 isopentenyl-diphosphate Delta-isomerase — MNRHRGDIGDRKNDHIDLVLSGAGTVTERAGGLSSIRFEHVALPEIDMDSIDLTTRFLGRRLAAPLLISSMTGGPERAGFINERLAEAAQQLKIALAVGSQRIALEGRACGGLTADLRRRAPDIPLLANIGAVQLVAGLGADGARRAVDMLEADALILHLNPLQEAIQPGGNHDFRGILAAIEALTPTLGVPVIAKEVGAGLSAPVARRLVDAGVAAIDVAGTGGTSFAAIEAQRHGDPAMRAAAAAFADWGVPTAQAIADVRAACPGTTVIGSGGVRTGVNIARVLRLGADMAGQAAAGLGAADHSTDAVISHFSAIIWQLRVACFCTGSADIAALAQARLLPPL; from the coding sequence ATGAACAGACACCGGGGCGACATCGGTGACCGCAAGAACGACCATATCGACCTTGTCCTGTCGGGGGCGGGGACGGTGACGGAGCGCGCCGGCGGCTTGTCGTCCATCAGGTTCGAGCATGTGGCCCTGCCGGAGATCGACATGGATTCGATCGATCTCACCACGCGCTTCCTTGGGCGGCGCCTGGCAGCCCCCCTGCTCATCAGCTCCATGACCGGCGGTCCGGAGCGGGCCGGCTTCATCAATGAGCGGCTGGCCGAGGCGGCGCAGCAGTTGAAGATCGCCCTGGCGGTCGGCTCGCAGCGAATCGCGCTGGAGGGCCGCGCCTGCGGGGGGCTGACGGCGGACCTCAGGCGGCGTGCGCCGGACATACCGCTGCTGGCGAATATCGGCGCGGTGCAACTGGTGGCGGGCCTTGGCGCGGACGGCGCGCGCCGCGCCGTCGACATGCTGGAGGCCGACGCGCTTATTCTGCATCTCAACCCGCTGCAGGAGGCGATCCAGCCGGGTGGCAACCATGATTTTCGTGGCATCCTCGCGGCGATCGAGGCTTTGACGCCGACCCTCGGCGTGCCCGTCATCGCCAAGGAGGTGGGGGCGGGGTTGTCCGCGCCGGTCGCCCGCAGGCTGGTCGATGCGGGTGTCGCCGCGATCGACGTCGCGGGCACGGGCGGTACGTCCTTCGCCGCGATCGAGGCGCAACGCCACGGCGATCCGGCGATGCGGGCGGCTGCGGCGGCCTTCGCGGACTGGGGGGTGCCGACGGCCCAGGCGATTGCCGACGTGCGGGCGGCCTGCCCTGGAACGACCGTCATCGGTTCGGGTGGGGTGCGCACGGGTGTCAACATCGCCCGCGTGCTGCGCCTCGGCGCGGACATGGCCGGGCAGGCGGCCGCCGGCCTCGGCGCGGCGGACCACTCAACCGACGCGGTGATTTCACATTTCTCGGCCATCATCTGGCAGTTGCGGGTCGCCTGCTTCTGCACCGGGTCGGCGGATATCGCCGCCCTTGCGCAGGCGCGGCTGCTGCCGCCTCTGTAA
- a CDS encoding class 1 fructose-bisphosphatase, with amino-acid sequence MARTLTTYLETGSRDVAELVRQLADAALELAGLIAAGAVGGEAVGDAHNGGGDVQKALDVAADRLFVAAARRAPVAFYGSEEQDDAQPIAADGTLALAIDPLDGSSNIETNVSIGTIFSVLPVTDAHRADPATVFRQKGRDQLAAGFFVYGPQLMLVVSLGKGTQVFLHAPGAADFVEVNAGMVIPEKAKEFSINASNRRYWDTPIRHYIDDCLAGADGPRARNFNMRWVASAVADAYRIFLRGGIYLYPGDTREGYADGRIRLVYEANPIAFLAEQAGGAGTDGLRPLLDIVPEKLHQRVPIVFGSRDEVMTVARYVSDPESIGRASPVFGDRGAINL; translated from the coding sequence ATGGCGAGAACGCTGACCACCTATCTGGAAACCGGCAGCCGGGATGTCGCGGAACTGGTCCGGCAACTGGCCGACGCCGCGCTCGAGCTGGCGGGGCTGATCGCCGCCGGCGCGGTCGGCGGAGAGGCGGTGGGCGACGCGCACAATGGCGGCGGCGATGTGCAGAAGGCCCTGGACGTTGCGGCGGACCGCCTGTTCGTGGCGGCGGCGCGCCGCGCCCCGGTGGCGTTCTACGGTTCGGAAGAGCAGGACGACGCTCAGCCCATTGCAGCGGACGGTACGCTGGCGCTGGCCATCGATCCGCTCGACGGCTCGTCCAACATCGAGACCAATGTTTCCATCGGCACGATCTTCTCCGTCCTGCCCGTCACCGATGCGCACCGGGCCGACCCGGCCACCGTATTCCGGCAGAAGGGCCGCGATCAGCTTGCGGCCGGCTTCTTCGTCTACGGGCCGCAATTGATGCTCGTCGTATCGCTGGGCAAGGGCACGCAGGTTTTCCTGCACGCGCCCGGCGCCGCCGATTTCGTCGAAGTCAACGCCGGAATGGTTATCCCAGAAAAGGCTAAAGAATTTTCCATCAACGCCTCGAACCGGCGCTATTGGGATACCCCGATCCGCCACTACATCGATGACTGCCTTGCCGGCGCCGACGGCCCCCGGGCGCGCAATTTCAACATGCGCTGGGTGGCTTCTGCCGTAGCGGATGCCTATCGCATCTTCCTGCGAGGGGGCATCTACCTTTATCCTGGCGATACGCGCGAGGGTTACGCGGACGGGCGCATCCGGCTGGTTTACGAAGCCAACCCGATCGCCTTCCTGGCGGAGCAGGCGGGCGGCGCCGGCACGGACGGCCTCCGGCCCCTGCTGGACATCGTGCCCGAGAAACTGCACCAGCGCGTGCCGATCGTTTTCGGATCGCGCGACGAGGTCATGACCGTGGCGCGCTATGTCAGCGACCCGGAATCCATCGGCCGGGCCTCACCGGTCTTCGGAGATCGCGGCGCGATCAATCTTTGA
- the tkt gene encoding transketolase, whose protein sequence is MSAEPTPAVASSGTDHHPRDMANAIRALAMDAVQKANSGHPGMPMGMADVATVLFQDFLHVDPSDPHWPDRDRFVLSNGHGSMLLYALHYLLGYEDMTLDELKNFRQIGARTAGHPEYGHALGIETTTGPLGQGITNAVGFALAERMMNARFGDDLVDHYTYVICGDGCLMEGISHEAIDLAGHLKLNKLIVLFDDNGISIDGKTELSTSTDQVARFKAAGWDSWHVDGHDVDAVRAAIERAKTSDKPVMIACKTVIGYGSPKLAGSEKSHGAPLGDEEIAATRKALLWESESFVIPDAVLKGWRAIAEKNKERRAEWEKRHAAHARKAEFDAAVACELPADFAEAMAAYRRKLSDEAPKLATRKSSEATLEVINAMTPLTIGGSADLTHSVFTQTKGLASVQAGDYGGRYIHYGIREHAMAAVMNGLALHGGFIPYGGTFLVFADYMRGAMRLSALMGQRVVYVLTHDSIGLGEDGPTHQPIEHLAMLRATPNMNVFRPADAIETAEAWEIALTTTDRPTVLSLSRQNLPTVRAGDVAENRSKRGAYVLREAEGGARQVTLIATGSEIEIALAAAETLKGEGIAAAVVSAPCLDLFAEQDAGYRAEVLGTAPRVAIEAASGFGWDRWIGENGRFIGMHGFGASGPAPKLYEKFGITADAVAKAARELI, encoded by the coding sequence ATGAGCGCAGAACCGACGCCCGCAGTTGCCTCGAGCGGCACCGATCACCACCCTCGCGACATGGCGAATGCAATCCGCGCGCTGGCGATGGATGCCGTGCAGAAGGCCAATTCCGGTCATCCGGGCATGCCGATGGGCATGGCCGACGTGGCGACCGTGCTGTTCCAGGACTTCCTGCACGTCGACCCGTCCGATCCGCACTGGCCCGACCGTGACCGCTTCGTGCTGTCGAACGGCCACGGATCGATGCTTCTTTATGCATTGCACTACCTGCTCGGCTACGAGGACATGACCCTCGACGAGCTCAAGAACTTCCGCCAGATCGGCGCGCGCACGGCGGGGCACCCGGAATACGGCCACGCTTTGGGCATCGAGACGACCACCGGTCCCCTCGGCCAGGGAATCACCAACGCGGTCGGCTTCGCGCTGGCCGAACGCATGATGAACGCGCGCTTCGGCGACGATCTGGTCGATCACTACACCTACGTCATCTGCGGCGACGGCTGCCTGATGGAAGGCATCAGCCACGAGGCCATCGACCTTGCCGGACACCTCAAGCTGAACAAGCTGATCGTCCTGTTCGACGATAACGGCATCTCCATCGACGGCAAGACCGAGCTGTCCACCTCGACCGACCAGGTCGCGCGGTTCAAGGCGGCCGGCTGGGATTCCTGGCATGTCGACGGCCATGACGTGGACGCGGTACGCGCCGCCATCGAGAGGGCGAAGACGTCCGACAAGCCCGTCATGATCGCCTGCAAGACGGTGATCGGCTACGGCTCGCCCAAGCTGGCCGGCTCCGAGAAGAGCCATGGCGCACCGCTTGGCGACGAAGAGATCGCCGCGACGCGCAAGGCGCTTCTCTGGGAGAGCGAGTCCTTCGTCATTCCCGATGCCGTCCTGAAGGGATGGCGCGCCATTGCCGAAAAGAACAAGGAGCGCCGCGCCGAGTGGGAAAAGCGGCACGCCGCGCACGCCCGCAAGGCCGAGTTCGATGCGGCGGTCGCCTGCGAGTTGCCGGCCGACTTCGCCGAGGCCATGGCCGCCTATCGCCGGAAGCTGTCGGACGAGGCCCCCAAGCTCGCCACGCGCAAATCCTCCGAGGCGACGCTGGAGGTCATCAACGCGATGACGCCGCTGACCATTGGCGGCTCCGCCGACCTGACCCATTCGGTCTTTACGCAGACCAAGGGCCTGGCTTCGGTTCAGGCCGGCGATTACGGCGGCCGTTATATCCACTACGGCATCCGCGAGCACGCCATGGCCGCGGTGATGAACGGGCTGGCACTGCATGGCGGGTTCATCCCCTATGGCGGCACCTTCCTCGTCTTCGCCGACTACATGCGCGGGGCGATGCGCCTGTCTGCACTGATGGGCCAACGCGTCGTCTACGTGCTGACGCATGATTCCATCGGCCTTGGCGAAGATGGCCCGACCCACCAGCCGATCGAGCATCTGGCGATGCTGCGTGCGACGCCGAACATGAACGTCTTCCGCCCGGCGGACGCCATCGAGACGGCGGAAGCCTGGGAAATCGCGTTGACGACCACCGACCGCCCGACGGTTCTGTCGCTGTCCCGCCAGAACCTGCCCACCGTTCGTGCCGGCGACGTTGCGGAAAACCGCTCGAAGCGCGGTGCCTACGTGCTGCGCGAGGCCGAAGGCGGCGCCCGGCAGGTGACGCTGATCGCCACCGGCTCGGAAATCGAGATCGCACTGGCCGCAGCCGAGACGCTGAAGGGCGAGGGGATCGCCGCCGCCGTCGTGTCGGCGCCCTGCCTCGACCTGTTCGCCGAACAGGATGCCGGCTACCGGGCCGAAGTGCTCGGCACCGCGCCGCGTGTGGCCATCGAGGCCGCAAGCGGCTTTGGCTGGGACCGCTGGATCGGCGAGAACGGCCGTTTCATCGGCATGCATGGCTTTGGCGCATCGGGCCCGGCGCCGAAGCTCTATGAGAAGTTCGGCATCACCGCCGACGCCGTGGCAAAGGCCGCACGAGAGCTTATCTAA